The Brevibacillus humidisoli DNA segment AAATGACGCGGTACGGGTAGAAGAGTTTGTCAACTACTTCCCGGTGGCGTATCCACTTCCAGCTCAAGGCGATACCTTTGCCATTCACACAGACGGGGGGCCTTCTCCCTTTGGCGAGGGGTATGACCTTCTGCGTATCGGGATCAAGGGCAAAGAAATCGCAATCGAAAATCGGCTCCCTGCCCATCTCACCTTTGTGATTGACGTGTCTGGTTCGATGAATCGAGAAAATCGGCTCGAACTGGTGAAAAAAAGCTTGCGTGTTTTGGTTGATCAACTAACAGAAGAAGATACCGTAGGCATCGTCGTGTACGGCTCGCGCGGCCGCGTCCTGCTGGAGCCTACATCGATTGCAGAGAGAGAAGAGATTATGCAGGCGATCGATCAACTGCAGCCCGAAGGATCGACCAATGCAGAAGAGGGGCTCCGCTTGGGATATGAGATGGCCGCCGAATGGTATGAGAAGGGGGCCATTAACCGTGTCATCCTCTGCTCTGACGGGGTAGCCAACGTCGGAAAAACGGGACATGAGGAGATTCTCAAAGAGATTGAACAGCATGCCACAGCAGGTATCGCCCTCAGTACCTTTGGTTTCGGGATGGGCAACTACAACGACGTACTGATGGAGCAGTTGGCCGACGAGGGTGATGGCCAATACGCCTACATCGGTACGTTCTCCGAAGCGAGACGGGTGTTCACCGAGGCTCTTACCGGCACCCTGCAGACGATCGCCAGCGAGGTGAAGATTCAAGTCGAGTTTGATCCTGGCCAAGTGGAACGCTACCGATTGCTCGGATACGAAAACCGGGATGTACGCGATGAAGACTTCCGCAACGATAAAGTGGACGCCGGCGAGATCGGCTCCGGTCACACCGTCACCGCGCTGTATGAAGTGAAGCGAAAAGGCAGTGCCACTGCTCCACTGGGCACCATTCGCCTGCGCTATCGAGAGCAGGAGAGCGGTCAAATCAAGGAAATCGAACAACCCCTGCTCACTGGCAATGAGTTGTCCCAAGATTTGCGCTTTCTGGCCGCCGTTGCAGAATACGCGGAGATTTTGCGCGGCAGCTACTGGGCGAAGGACGGTTCGCTGGAAGAGGTTCTGCAGTTGGCGGAGGAGAACAGCTCCGGCGAACAGCAGATGGAATTCGTGCGCCTGGTAAAGGACAGCATTGCCTTGCAGCGGGAAGAATAACAATTGACTCACCGGTTCGACGCCGCAACTGTCAGCAGTGGACAGCTGCGGCGTTTGTTTGGAGAGGAGACGGGACTGCATAAAATCAGCATAAATCAAGGATAGTCAGAATGCACATGGGGAAGGTATAATAAATCGAAAAGTGAGTGATTACTCACTCTAAAAATTGAAGGGGGATTGATCCATGCGAAATCGCGCCCTGCTCACCACCCTTTCCTTATCCATGTTTCTTCTGACATCCTGCTCCCTGTACGGACAGGAAGATACGACGCTCTCCGGTACGATTGAAGCGGATGAACTGCCAATCGTAGCAGAGGTTGGCGGCATGGTTCGCTCCATCGCAGTAGACGAAGGAGCCAGCTTGCAGCAAGGAGAGGAAATAGCCACGATCGATGACCGTACCTTTCGGCTGCAGGTAGAGGAAGCGGAAGCGCTGTTGGCTCAGGCAACCGCCAAACTGGAAGAAGCCAAAGCGGGTACACGCAACCAGACACTGCAGCAGGCAGCGGCGTCCGTCCAACAGTCTCAGGCCACTGTCCAGCAAGCAGAAGCCCGACTGCGGCAAGCCAAAGCACAGGTGACACGTGCTCAAGAGCAGCTGCAGCAAGTCCAGGCTCAGTTGGAAGGAGCAAAGCGCACGCTTGCCTATCACCAATCACGATTGCAGGAAACGACGCAGCTCTTTGAACAGGGTGCAGCCACCAATCGCGATGTGGAGACCCAGCAAGAAGCCGTTAATCAGGCACAGACACAGGTGGACCAATTGACTGCGCAAGTCTCCGCCAGCCGTTCTCAGGCAATCAGCGCCGAAAACGAGGTAGAGGCAGCCACGGCCCAATTGGCAGCAGCCCAGTCTCAGGAAGATCACGCTTCCGCCCAGTTGGATTTGCTCCGTGAAGGCAGTACCGGCTACACGATCAAAGCACTGCTGGCGGCGGAAAAACAGGCACGCGCCAAACTGGAGGCGGCCAAACTGCAGCTGCAAAAGACAACCCTCATCGCACCCGCGGACGGCATCCTGCTGCGCAGCAACATCACAGAAGGGGAAGTGGTGAAGGCCGGAGCCACCCTGTTTACGATGATGAAAAAAGAGAAACTTGAGCTTACGGTTTACATTCCGGAAGCAGACCTGGGCATGGTATCAGTCGGCCAACAGGTCAGCGTCCAGGTTGACGCCTACCCCGGCGAACAGTTTACCGGGATGATCAGCGCGATCGCCGACAAAGCGGAGTTCACACCGAAAAACGTGCAGACCAAAGAAGAGCGCACCAAGCTGGTTTTCGCCGTTACTATTCAGCTGCAGAACGGGTTTGACAAACTGAAACCGGGCATGCCTGCTGACGTCTCGCTCTCGGAGGGGGAGGAGTCCCGATGAACGATGTGATTCAGTGTGAAAACCTGACCAAGAAGTTTCAGCAGCATGTGGTCGTGAACAACCTGACCCTATCGATCCGCAAAGGGTCTATCTTTGGCTTTCTCGGGCCAAACGGCTCCGGCAAATCCACCACGATCCGCATGCTGTGCGGTTTGCTGCTGCCTACCTCCGGCTCCGGCACCGTGCTCGGCTTTGACATCACCAAAGAGAGTGAGGAGATTAAGCAGCGCATCGGCTATATGTCGCAGCGGTTCAGCTTGTACGAAGATTTGACGGTTGAGGAGAACCTAGACTTTTATGCGGGGATCTACGGCATCACTGGATCACGCCTGCGGGAGCGGAAGGCAGAACTGATCGCGATGGCCGGACTGGAAGGACGGGAGAATCAGTTGGCAGGCTCGCTCTCTGGAGGTTGGAAGCAGCGACTGGCTCTCTCCTGCGCTCTATTGCATCAACCGGAGCTGCTGATCCTCGACGAGCCGACGGCAGGGGTTGACCCGGTCTCCCGCCGTGTTTTCTGGGACGTGATCCACCGTCTGGCTGAACAGGGGATGACCGTCCTGGTCAGTACCCATTACATGGACGAAGCGGAGACCTGTGACGAGATCGGCTTTATCTTCTTCGGAGATTTGCTTGCCCAAGGCACGCCGCGCCAGTTGATTGAACGGATGAGCGCAGCCAATCTGGAAGACGTTTTTATCGCACTGGTGCACGAGGCAGAAGCGAAGAAACGGAACGGAACCTCCGTCGGCGAAACGGGGCGAGTCCAATGAAACGATTCAGCCTCTCACGCTACCTGGCCATCGTCAAAAAAGAGATCATCCAGATCAAGCGGGACAAACCCAGTCTGGGCATTGCCCTGGTGATGCCGTTGATGATGCTGTTTTTATTTGGATACGCGGTCAATACGGATGTCGACCAACTCGCGACGGCCATCTGGGATCAAAGCAAATCGCCCGACAGTCGGGAATTGGTGCGCCACTTTACCAATACGGAAGTATTTCAGGTGGTCTCGTACGTCTCTGGATATGACGAACTGGAGGGGATGATCGACAGCGGCAGCGCGCGGGTCGGCATCGTCATCCCGCCCGATTACGCCAACAAGCGGGACAATGATCTGCCCGTCTCCGTGCAGCTGCTGATTGACGGTTCCGATCCCAACATTGCCCGTACCGCTGCAAGCAATGCTCAATTGATCGTACAGAACCAGGCCATCTCGATCCAGGAGCGGAAGCTGCAACGAGAAGGATTGGGCGAGCTGGAACTGCCGCTCACCGTGGAGTCTCGCGTCCTGTTTAATCCTGACATGAAAAGCATCGTCTTTAACGTGCCAGGGTTGATCGGGATTATCATGCAAAATGTGACGATGATCTTGACCGCCTTTTCACTCGTTCGCGAGAAGGAACGTGGCACGATGGAACAGCTGGTCGTCACACCGATTCGACCGCTGGAATTGCTGCTCGGCAAGATCACGCCTTATGTATTCGTCGGCTCGTTTTCTTTTTGCATTGTCTTGCTGTTGGGAACATTCTGGTTCGGTGTCCCGATCAAAGGGAGCCTGCCACTGCTCGTCATCCTGTCCATTCTGTTCCTGATTACCACTCTGACGCTGGGCATCTTTATCTCGACGGTTGCCAACACCCAACTGCAGGCGATGCAGGTCGCTTTTGCCTTTATCCTGCCAAGCGTACTGCTGTCCGGGTTTATGTTCCCGCGCGAGACGATGCCGTTTTTGATAAAATGGTTGGGAGGACTTGTCCCTCTCACCTACTTCCTCGAGATTCTGCGCGGGATTTTTCTCAAAGGGGTGGATCTCACCGCCCTATGGCAGGACACACTGGGCATGATGATCTTTTGCGTGTTGATCATTACCCTCGCGATCCTGCGATTCCGCAAGCAGATCGAGTAACACAGGTGTTGATCCGAATATAGAAAGGAACATGGACGGCCGATGAGCGACCAACGTTTTGAAGACCGCCTGCAGGCGTTTATCGAGGAGATGAAGCACGAAGACAAGATGACCGAGAAGCAGCGGAGCATCCTGGAAGCGGCGATCAAGCTGTTTGCCGGCAAGGGGTTTCATGCTACTTCGACCAGCGAGATCGCCAAGGAGGCGGGGGTGGCGGAGGGGACGATCTTCCGTCACTACAAGACAAAGAAAGATATCCTGATCGCAGCCGTCGCCCCGGTGATCGTCAAAATCGCCGCCCCCTTCATCCTGTCGGACATTCGGGAGATTCTAAAAACACAAGTACAAAAATCGTTCGCCGATGTCGCCAGCGAGTTGTTCAAGAACCGTCTCTCGCTCTTGCAGACAAATGAAAAGCATTTTCGCATCCTGATCCAGGAAGTCTTTTTTCACGAGGAACTGCGCGAGGCCCTGATCGATGCCGTCGCCCGCGAAGCGCTCGGGATCGTCAAAGAGTTCGTCGAACAAAAAATCGACGCAGGTGAACTGCGCCCGCTGCCGCCGGAAGTGATCGTACGGGTTATTTTCTCCCTGCTGGTAGGCACTGTCGTATTCAAGTACGCCATAGGCAGAGAAGAGTACGCCCTCCTGCCGGAAGAAGAACAAGTCGCACTCACCGTGGATATTCTGATGAACGGCATCAGCCGACGCTGAACCGATCTTTCCGCTGTTGCCAAACATCCCGCACCTGCCGACGACTGGTGCGGGATGTGGTTATGGCTATGGCTATGGCGTAATCTTTACCTTCATTTCAATCATATTGACGGTCTCGTCATTGGTATCCTTCACTTTGACCAGGTCGCCTTTCAACTTCTCTCCTTTGGCCCCGTAGGCTTCCGTGACCGTCGGCCACATGTCATCATCGGGTACAAACTGGATCAGGAAGTAGTACATTTCTACGTCTTTGGGATGTTCAATCTGCAGCATAAACGAACCGTCAGGGTTCACCTGCGTATTGTCGGTGTACCCATAGTGCCAATGATCTGGTATGTCGATATTGGCCTTTACCTCGGTGCCTTCCAGCAGATTGCTTTTAGCGGTGACATAGAGATGCTTCTCATCCTTGGACACGGTCGGCTTGATCCAGATCGTCGGCTGACCGTAATCATCCGGTTTGTCCCACTTTGGTGTCTCAAAGGCCACCTTGGTACCGTCGGCCGCCTCCGGATCGACATAGGCATAGGCGGCTGCCTTGTACTTGATTTCATCCGAGTCGAGGTATTGATAGACGTATGGGCCAGTCAACTTCTCTCCGTTTTCGCCGTAGGCCTTTTTAATCCGCTCACTCTGGAATTCGGGCTTGAAGTAGAGCTCCACCTGGATTGTATTCTTCACATCAGGTTTTTTGATCTCCAGTTCAAAACTACCGTCGCCAGCTACTTCAGTTTCTTCATTGTACCCCCATACATTATACCCTTTGACATTGACATCGTTAGAGATTTCCGTCCCTGGGAGCAAGTTCGACTGCCCCTTGATGATCAAGTTTTTTCCGTTGACGGTAATCTCCCCCTCCAGGCGCACGTCCAGATTCCCCTGGTCTTCCGGAGCGTCTTCACTCGCTGTGGAGACCACTTCAAACTCGACTGGTTCTCCCGGCAGTTCCGCTTCTGCCGCTTCCTGTTCCCCCTCTTCCCCGGCAGACTGCTCCGCTTGCTCGGTTTGTTTCTGGTCTGCTTTCGCAGTCTCTCCTTGCTCCTGTTTTGCTGTAGCATCGGTTGACGTCTCTGTCGCCTGGCCGCAGCCGAACAGCGACAAACTGAGTACGAGGATAATAAGTCCCAACCATCTTTCTTTTTTCATGTCCTTCTCCTTCCCGACAAAAAATGACTCAACAATAGAAAATCATATCAGCAAATAGAGGAAATTTGCACCAGAAGAATCAAAATGAGGATTTTGGAACCAGGCCTTTCGATCTATGAGCACACAAACCCTTTTGTGCGAATTGAGTGAATCGTTCCATTATGGTACGATGAGGGAGAAGTGCCTAAAAAAGGAGGCATGTTTGAGATGACAGAGGAAATGCTGTTTTTTCAAATGAATCTCGTTCGCAAGATGACGCTTCACTCAGTCTCTGACGTCACAGAGGAGTTGGCCGATCTGATCCCCGCTGGATCCCGGAACAACATTCGCTGGCATCTGGGTCATATCTTGGTGATACAAGAGTTTCTGATGTTCCGCCTCACCGGTGAGCAGCTCGGCTTGACCGACGAGTACTTCCGCATGTTTGGCCGCGGCACCAAACCTGCCGACTGGCAGACGACTGCCCCTGATCTGGAGTCGTTGCGCTCGCTGCTGGACCAGCAGACGTCACGCATTCGAGAGACGTTCTCCGGTCGGTTGAGCGACGCGGCTCGCAAACCATTCGTCTTCAGAGACGGTGTGGAATTCAAAACCATCGGCGAGATTCTCAACTTCAGTCTGATCCACGAAGGCATGCATCAAGGATATATAAACAGTTTTATACGAATCTCAGAGAAGACGAGCGTTTGAGTACCTACTTTTGAGCGCTTGCGCTTAAGCATCTTGCTTAAGCACTTTTTTTTAGCTTTTCTCAGCCATGATCCCCTTGCCACGAAAGGTTGCTGTTCGAGTTCCATTCCTTTTATAATGGTCGGTAAAGGGGAGGTCGGTAGAGATGGCAAATGATTTTGCCAGATTAAGTAGCAGCCCATGCAAAGCCTGATATTGGGGCGATACTTTGCATGGGGCTGACAGTTCTTGTTACCATTTGTCGCCCCGGGAGAGCTGAATATCGTTTCTAATAATGGGCTTTGCACCTTGTTTTTCTTTCATATAAAAGAAGGGGCTGAAAAACAATGGTCAAACCATTTATTAGAAACCACCAGTTTAACTTGATCAAGAAGCAGATCGGACTGCTGCAGCATGCCTGCAATACCATCTCCGATCCGAAAGTGGTCGAGTCGGTACGATACAGCGTGCAAACTCAAATCATGGAGTCGTTGCCGGATGCGATGGAGCTTCATGATCGGATAGTGGAGGAGATTGAGACGCTACGTACGGCTGGAGACTTCCATCAGTACGTACGTTCATTGGAACCTTATCTGGAGGAGTTTGCGCCAGTCACGCAAAAGCAGCTCAAAAAGCTCTTTCCCAAAAACAAAAAGCTGAAGGTTCCAAACCTCACCGATATCGATTACCGCTCTCTCACCTATCTGGGCTGGACCGACATCGCGACGAACAAAATGTTCCTCGTCTATCATCTAGACGGACAGCTCGTCGGTGTTGAAGGAACATATACCCCGCTGAATAAGAAAAACGCCTGCTTTTTGTGCAATCGGCCCGAGGAGGTTGCGTTGTTTTCGGCGATCACGAAATCGAAGCCGGTTAACGCTTCGCCTGATTACTACAAGGCCATTGGCAACTACATGTGCATCAACAGCGATGTTTGCAACAAGAACATCACGGATGTGACCAGATTGGAGGCATTTGTCCGTGGCGTTGTAGGGGATAAGCGGTGAATAGCATAGGAACACGGAAAAGGGAACATGGAAAAGGGAACATGGACAAGGGAACATGGAACAACTGGAGCCCGCCTTTGATGGCGGGTTCCTTGTGTTTAGAGAGGTCCAGCAGCAGCTCCTAAAGCAAGTGAGGAGTCGGTTGGTGGCGGTGCGGGCGTTGGAGCATTCTTCCGCCTCAGATCGTTGGCAGTTTGCCTGTGTGAGACTGTTGTTCGATCTCCGCTGAAAACAGCTTGCATAGTTCGACGATCCCTTCTGCCAGCTTCTTCTCTTCCGCAAAAGAGAAGCTAATCCGTAGATGGTGGGCTTCCGGTTCGCCCGGATAACAGATGGACCCCGGCATAAAATCGATCTGCCGCTGCCCAGCCGGAAAGATCAGTTCGTCCGCCGACAACCACGTGGGAAGCGTGATCCAGATGTTGCTTCCTCCCTGCGGCACGGTCCAGCTAATCCCCTGTGGAGCGTGCTGCTCAAGCAGGGTGAGTACCAGATTGCGTCGTCTGTGCAGCTTTACCTGTAGCTGTTTGAGATACTTGCTCATCTTGGGTGAGCTCAGCAAAGCGGCGACAACCCGCTGAGTCAGCAGCGGACTTCCCAGATCGGCG contains these protein-coding regions:
- a CDS encoding ABC transporter permease, whose protein sequence is MKRFSLSRYLAIVKKEIIQIKRDKPSLGIALVMPLMMLFLFGYAVNTDVDQLATAIWDQSKSPDSRELVRHFTNTEVFQVVSYVSGYDELEGMIDSGSARVGIVIPPDYANKRDNDLPVSVQLLIDGSDPNIARTAASNAQLIVQNQAISIQERKLQREGLGELELPLTVESRVLFNPDMKSIVFNVPGLIGIIMQNVTMILTAFSLVREKERGTMEQLVVTPIRPLELLLGKITPYVFVGSFSFCIVLLLGTFWFGVPIKGSLPLLVILSILFLITTLTLGIFISTVANTQLQAMQVAFAFILPSVLLSGFMFPRETMPFLIKWLGGLVPLTYFLEILRGIFLKGVDLTALWQDTLGMMIFCVLIITLAILRFRKQIE
- a CDS encoding TetR/AcrR family transcriptional regulator, which codes for MSDQRFEDRLQAFIEEMKHEDKMTEKQRSILEAAIKLFAGKGFHATSTSEIAKEAGVAEGTIFRHYKTKKDILIAAVAPVIVKIAAPFILSDIREILKTQVQKSFADVASELFKNRLSLLQTNEKHFRILIQEVFFHEELREALIDAVAREALGIVKEFVEQKIDAGELRPLPPEVIVRVIFSLLVGTVVFKYAIGREEYALLPEEEQVALTVDILMNGISRR
- a CDS encoding DinB family protein; this translates as MTEEMLFFQMNLVRKMTLHSVSDVTEELADLIPAGSRNNIRWHLGHILVIQEFLMFRLTGEQLGLTDEYFRMFGRGTKPADWQTTAPDLESLRSLLDQQTSRIRETFSGRLSDAARKPFVFRDGVEFKTIGEILNFSLIHEGMHQGYINSFIRISEKTSV
- a CDS encoding ABC transporter ATP-binding protein translates to MNDVIQCENLTKKFQQHVVVNNLTLSIRKGSIFGFLGPNGSGKSTTIRMLCGLLLPTSGSGTVLGFDITKESEEIKQRIGYMSQRFSLYEDLTVEENLDFYAGIYGITGSRLRERKAELIAMAGLEGRENQLAGSLSGGWKQRLALSCALLHQPELLILDEPTAGVDPVSRRVFWDVIHRLAEQGMTVLVSTHYMDEAETCDEIGFIFFGDLLAQGTPRQLIERMSAANLEDVFIALVHEAEAKKRNGTSVGETGRVQ
- a CDS encoding FusB/FusC family EF-G-binding protein, which produces MVKPFIRNHQFNLIKKQIGLLQHACNTISDPKVVESVRYSVQTQIMESLPDAMELHDRIVEEIETLRTAGDFHQYVRSLEPYLEEFAPVTQKQLKKLFPKNKKLKVPNLTDIDYRSLTYLGWTDIATNKMFLVYHLDGQLVGVEGTYTPLNKKNACFLCNRPEEVALFSAITKSKPVNASPDYYKAIGNYMCINSDVCNKNITDVTRLEAFVRGVVGDKR
- a CDS encoding vWA domain-containing protein, which translates into the protein MPRKRYLLAAATALFAFAAAGCAVSQQSAQQEAASNMARSADSVSESGYAGQPAPPNGEAYDNMYFEHYGTNPFIATEEDRLSTFAADVDTGSYTVMRNYINRGELPPNDAVRVEEFVNYFPVAYPLPAQGDTFAIHTDGGPSPFGEGYDLLRIGIKGKEIAIENRLPAHLTFVIDVSGSMNRENRLELVKKSLRVLVDQLTEEDTVGIVVYGSRGRVLLEPTSIAEREEIMQAIDQLQPEGSTNAEEGLRLGYEMAAEWYEKGAINRVILCSDGVANVGKTGHEEILKEIEQHATAGIALSTFGFGMGNYNDVLMEQLADEGDGQYAYIGTFSEARRVFTEALTGTLQTIASEVKIQVEFDPGQVERYRLLGYENRDVRDEDFRNDKVDAGEIGSGHTVTALYEVKRKGSATAPLGTIRLRYREQESGQIKEIEQPLLTGNELSQDLRFLAAVAEYAEILRGSYWAKDGSLEEVLQLAEENSSGEQQMEFVRLVKDSIALQREE
- a CDS encoding HlyD family secretion protein, whose product is MRNRALLTTLSLSMFLLTSCSLYGQEDTTLSGTIEADELPIVAEVGGMVRSIAVDEGASLQQGEEIATIDDRTFRLQVEEAEALLAQATAKLEEAKAGTRNQTLQQAAASVQQSQATVQQAEARLRQAKAQVTRAQEQLQQVQAQLEGAKRTLAYHQSRLQETTQLFEQGAATNRDVETQQEAVNQAQTQVDQLTAQVSASRSQAISAENEVEAATAQLAAAQSQEDHASAQLDLLREGSTGYTIKALLAAEKQARAKLEAAKLQLQKTTLIAPADGILLRSNITEGEVVKAGATLFTMMKKEKLELTVYIPEADLGMVSVGQQVSVQVDAYPGEQFTGMISAIADKAEFTPKNVQTKEERTKLVFAVTIQLQNGFDKLKPGMPADVSLSEGEESR